From Pseudoalteromonas rubra, one genomic window encodes:
- a CDS encoding GNAT family N-acetyltransferase, giving the protein MSAASGWSPPMPDCKNSKLARLLSQLGQARHRQLLLISGEQEWAYTEVQRLFPAMQNTALVLSKHTTLPGACWPEHLHQVLGQEYSFVIYDLYSGLVPNTLAAAAGTVQAGGLLIVLAPALSQWHSWCDPALERWLSYNETAHSSPYLQRWQTLLNRASVWQISQSQGDLLPPRYDAPHATLDISEQQCALTQLAAHLQQSTAGPVLLSADRGRGKSSLLGKLAAGLPELSFVLCAQQRRAVHNSFVHLGAALNEPVTDKLNQLANLRFIPPDQVLAQRPGCDVLLVDEAAAIPVPVLMALLNAYPKVVFSSTLIGYEGNGRGYTLRFARQLTHSYPQHLSLSLNQPIRYAERDPLEAQLRQLFALDCDYQRTLTPTASLAFSACSGAQLAADEDTLSQVFALLVLAHYQTSVNDLRQLLDSPHNRLYLARQQGTVVAVCLLKLEGGFEAALSQDIAAATRRPAGHLMAQQLAQLTGNAQLAQKRGARVVRIAVSPHQQGQQIGSQLLRFAEQQLSDQVDYFGSSFGCNTQLLRFWQHHQYRPVKLGFKQDKASGEFAVLVVKPCTENIALEPLQQWFKHLLFNQLNELYRDFSCTLVTELCKTLPQNEPDPVLVQQLNYFAHTAAGEQQITALISALCHNHPVLLDRLSASSQVTTIQLLLQRHPPKVLDDALVLATKKQRQTALRSIVAEVHAEINLNPELLHRPAGQP; this is encoded by the coding sequence ATGTCGGCAGCAAGTGGCTGGTCACCGCCTATGCCAGACTGCAAGAACTCTAAGCTTGCGCGCCTGCTCTCACAGCTTGGGCAGGCTCGACACCGTCAGCTGCTGCTGATCAGCGGCGAGCAGGAGTGGGCCTACACTGAAGTACAGCGCCTGTTCCCTGCCATGCAAAATACAGCGTTAGTGCTGAGTAAGCACACAACACTGCCCGGGGCTTGCTGGCCAGAACATTTGCATCAGGTACTGGGCCAGGAATACTCTTTTGTCATCTATGACCTTTACAGTGGGCTAGTACCAAATACTCTCGCCGCCGCCGCAGGCACAGTGCAAGCAGGTGGCCTGCTGATTGTGCTCGCCCCGGCGCTGTCACAGTGGCATAGCTGGTGTGATCCGGCGCTTGAGCGCTGGCTGTCCTATAACGAGACCGCGCACTCCAGCCCCTACCTGCAACGCTGGCAGACACTGCTAAACCGCGCTTCTGTATGGCAGATCAGCCAATCACAGGGCGACTTACTACCACCACGCTATGATGCACCGCACGCCACTTTGGATATCAGTGAACAACAGTGCGCCCTCACTCAGCTCGCAGCTCATTTGCAACAATCGACTGCCGGGCCCGTATTACTGAGTGCCGATCGTGGCCGGGGAAAGTCCTCGCTGCTTGGCAAGCTGGCGGCTGGCCTGCCCGAGCTGAGCTTTGTTTTATGCGCGCAGCAACGCCGTGCCGTACACAATAGCTTTGTTCACCTCGGTGCTGCACTGAATGAGCCGGTCACTGACAAACTCAATCAGCTTGCTAATCTGCGCTTTATACCGCCTGATCAAGTGCTTGCACAGCGCCCAGGCTGTGATGTGCTGCTAGTTGATGAGGCTGCCGCAATTCCGGTACCGGTACTCATGGCGTTACTTAACGCCTATCCTAAGGTGGTGTTTTCCAGTACCTTGATTGGATATGAAGGCAATGGCCGGGGCTATACGTTGCGCTTTGCCAGACAACTTACACACTCCTACCCACAGCACCTGAGCTTATCCCTTAACCAGCCGATCCGTTATGCCGAACGGGATCCGCTCGAAGCCCAGTTACGTCAGCTATTTGCTCTGGATTGTGATTATCAACGTACGCTCACACCAACGGCCTCTTTAGCGTTCAGCGCTTGTTCGGGCGCACAATTAGCAGCGGATGAAGATACCCTGTCTCAGGTATTTGCTTTGTTGGTACTGGCACATTATCAAACATCTGTGAACGATCTGCGTCAGCTGCTCGACAGCCCCCATAACCGTTTATACCTTGCCCGACAGCAAGGGACTGTGGTGGCGGTGTGTCTGCTCAAACTGGAAGGTGGCTTTGAGGCCGCACTCAGTCAGGATATTGCGGCAGCAACACGACGCCCTGCCGGGCATTTAATGGCACAGCAACTTGCGCAACTAACCGGTAATGCACAGCTGGCACAAAAGCGCGGGGCGCGGGTGGTGCGGATCGCCGTGTCACCACACCAACAAGGACAACAGATTGGCAGCCAGTTATTGCGCTTTGCCGAGCAGCAACTGAGTGACCAGGTTGACTATTTCGGCAGCAGTTTTGGTTGTAACACACAATTGCTCAGATTCTGGCAGCACCACCAGTATCGGCCCGTCAAGCTGGGGTTTAAACAAGATAAAGCCAGCGGTGAGTTTGCCGTTCTGGTGGTCAAACCCTGTACTGAAAACATCGCGCTTGAGCCACTACAACAGTGGTTTAAGCACCTGCTGTTCAATCAGCTCAATGAGTTATATCGTGACTTTTCGTGCACTTTGGTCACTGAGCTGTGCAAAACTCTGCCGCAAAACGAGCCAGATCCTGTGCTGGTGCAACAATTGAATTACTTTGCACACACCGCAGCGGGAGAGCAACAGATCACGGCCCTGATCAGTGCACTGTGTCACAATCATCCTGTGCTTTTGGACCGATTATCAGCCAGTTCCCAAGTCACTACGATTCAGCTACTATTACAACGTCACCCACCAAAAGTATTAGATGATGCTTTGGTTCTGGCTACAAAAAAACAACGACAAACCGCTTTGCGGTCAATAGTGGCGGAAGTACATGCTGAAATTAATCTCAATCCTGAGTTGTTGCATCGCCCTGCTGGGCAGCCCTAA
- the uvrD gene encoding DNA helicase II, whose amino-acid sequence MDVSELLDGLNDKQREAVAAPLQNMLVLAGAGSGKTRVLVHRIAWLMQVEQASAYSIFAVTFTNKAAKEMRTRVEETLQNPVGGMWIGTFHGLAHRILRAHHREARLPESFQILDSDDQLRMIKRLLKSMNIDDKKWPPKQLSWYISARKDEGQRPKDITAHDVNEQLMLQVYTAYQDACDRAGLVDFAEILLRCYEVLQQNPTLLRHYQQRFRHMLVDEFQDTNSIQYLWLKLLAGSDSNIMIVGDDDQSIYGWRGARIENIKRFLTDFDAQTIRLEQNYRSTGTILKASNALIQNNAERMGKSLWTDGNQGEPISVYAAFNELDEARFMVGKVKSWLQGGNALSDCAVLYRSNAQSRVLEEALLQEGLKYRIYGGMRFFERQEIKDALSYLRLISNRNDDAAFERVINTPARGIGDKTLSHIRDCARAESLPLWYAAKAVLEQGHLAGRAATAIRRFIELVEQLDDKLMELELAEQAKTTIEQSGLLAMYQAEKGEKGRARVENLEELINACGQFDLPVEEEFTSPLQGFLAYTSLESGEGQADEHEDAVQMMTLHSAKGLEFPLVFMVGVEEGMFPSQQSHEESGRLEEERRLCYVGMTRAMEKLYISHAESRRLYGQEKYHSPSRFLREIPEDCLEEIRIKTQVSRPVASGRFSASVSHAVFEDSNFNLGQRVLHAKFGAGTVLNYEGCGAQSRIQVNFDDVGSKWLVTAYARLQEL is encoded by the coding sequence ATGGACGTATCAGAATTACTCGATGGCTTAAACGACAAACAACGTGAGGCGGTTGCCGCACCGCTACAAAATATGCTGGTATTAGCAGGCGCAGGCTCGGGCAAAACCCGGGTGCTGGTGCATCGCATTGCCTGGCTCATGCAGGTTGAGCAAGCTTCTGCGTATAGCATTTTTGCCGTAACCTTTACCAATAAAGCCGCCAAAGAGATGCGTACCCGGGTCGAGGAGACCTTACAAAACCCGGTCGGTGGTATGTGGATCGGTACCTTCCATGGCCTGGCCCATCGTATTTTGCGCGCCCATCATCGCGAAGCCAGGCTACCAGAGTCGTTTCAGATCCTGGATTCCGACGACCAGCTGAGAATGATCAAACGCCTGCTGAAATCAATGAACATCGACGATAAAAAGTGGCCACCTAAGCAGCTCAGTTGGTATATCAGCGCACGCAAAGACGAAGGTCAGCGCCCCAAAGACATCACCGCTCATGACGTCAACGAGCAATTGATGTTGCAGGTCTATACAGCCTATCAGGATGCCTGTGATCGCGCCGGTCTGGTCGACTTTGCCGAAATTTTGCTGCGTTGCTATGAAGTACTGCAACAAAATCCCACGCTACTGCGCCATTATCAGCAGCGGTTCCGCCATATGCTGGTCGACGAATTCCAGGATACCAACAGCATTCAGTATTTATGGCTAAAACTACTCGCCGGCAGCGACAGCAACATCATGATAGTGGGCGATGACGACCAAAGTATTTACGGTTGGCGAGGCGCACGGATTGAGAATATCAAACGCTTTTTAACCGACTTCGACGCGCAAACGATTCGCCTTGAGCAAAACTACCGCTCCACCGGCACCATATTGAAAGCGTCTAATGCCCTGATCCAGAACAATGCTGAGCGTATGGGTAAAAGCCTCTGGACCGACGGTAATCAGGGTGAACCTATTTCCGTGTATGCCGCCTTTAACGAGCTGGACGAAGCCCGCTTTATGGTCGGTAAAGTCAAGTCCTGGCTCCAGGGTGGTAACGCACTGAGCGACTGTGCCGTGCTTTACCGCAGTAACGCCCAATCTCGGGTGCTGGAAGAAGCGCTGTTGCAGGAAGGCCTCAAGTATCGCATTTACGGCGGTATGCGCTTCTTCGAACGTCAGGAGATCAAAGATGCTCTGTCTTATCTGCGCCTGATCAGCAACCGCAATGACGACGCCGCGTTTGAACGAGTGATCAACACTCCGGCACGCGGTATCGGCGACAAAACCCTGAGCCATATTCGAGACTGTGCCCGAGCCGAGTCACTCCCCCTGTGGTACGCGGCCAAAGCCGTGCTGGAGCAAGGGCACCTTGCAGGCCGTGCCGCTACCGCCATTCGTCGCTTCATTGAACTGGTCGAACAGCTGGACGATAAATTGATGGAACTCGAACTGGCCGAGCAAGCCAAAACCACCATAGAACAATCCGGTCTTCTGGCCATGTATCAGGCTGAAAAAGGTGAAAAAGGCCGTGCCCGGGTAGAAAACCTCGAGGAATTGATCAACGCCTGTGGTCAGTTTGATTTACCCGTGGAAGAAGAGTTCACCTCGCCACTACAAGGGTTCTTAGCCTATACCTCACTGGAATCTGGCGAAGGCCAGGCCGACGAACATGAAGATGCCGTGCAGATGATGACGCTGCACTCAGCCAAAGGCCTGGAATTCCCATTGGTCTTTATGGTAGGCGTAGAAGAAGGCATGTTCCCCTCGCAGCAAAGCCACGAAGAATCGGGCCGTCTCGAAGAAGAGCGCCGCCTGTGTTACGTCGGAATGACCCGGGCCATGGAAAAGCTTTACATCAGTCACGCGGAAAGCCGCCGTTTGTATGGGCAGGAAAAATACCATAGCCCGTCACGCTTTTTACGTGAAATTCCCGAAGACTGTCTGGAAGAAATTCGCATTAAGACACAGGTTTCACGACCCGTAGCAAGTGGCCGCTTCAGTGCGTCAGTGAGCCATGCCGTCTTTGAGGACAGCAACTTTAATCTGGGTCAGCGCGTTTTACATGCCAAATTTGGCGCTGGCACAGTACTCAATTATGAGGGCTGCGGTGCTCAGTCACGCATTCAGGTAAACTTTGACGATGTCGGCAGCAAGTGGCTGGTCACCGCCTATGCCAGACTGCAAGAACTCTAA
- a CDS encoding chemotaxis protein CheV — MAGVLASVDQRTQLVGENRLELLLFHLHSRHLFALNVFKVKEVVKLPHLNKMPNAHPKIAGVTTIRGESIPVIDLRQAICMPHCEYDSDSNLVITEYNRTIQAFLVGKVDQIVNTTWSDIMPPPRSVGRNHYLTALTKLKRGDQELLVEIIDVEKVLAEIIAYDVVIPENILDKTIINEFQGRKILHVDDSPTARRQVSDTLAQLGIEVLPATDGHEALKLLQHWADEGIDVNKELMAVITDAEMPVMDGYRLTYEIRNDSRLKDLYIVLNTSLSGSFNKAMVEKVGCDVFLSKFQPDRLVDEMQRRLKDVLNQ; from the coding sequence ATGGCCGGAGTATTAGCATCCGTTGATCAACGCACACAACTGGTGGGAGAAAACCGCCTCGAGCTACTGTTGTTTCATTTGCACAGCCGACATCTGTTTGCACTCAATGTGTTTAAAGTCAAAGAAGTCGTTAAGTTGCCGCATCTTAACAAGATGCCCAATGCCCATCCAAAAATAGCCGGGGTCACTACCATTCGGGGTGAGTCCATTCCCGTGATCGATTTACGTCAGGCGATCTGCATGCCGCATTGTGAATACGACAGTGACAGCAACTTAGTGATCACCGAATATAACCGTACCATTCAGGCATTTCTGGTGGGTAAAGTCGACCAGATCGTCAACACCACCTGGTCTGATATCATGCCGCCCCCGCGCTCAGTGGGTCGCAACCATTACCTCACCGCACTGACCAAGCTCAAACGCGGCGACCAGGAGTTACTGGTAGAGATCATTGATGTCGAGAAGGTGCTGGCCGAGATCATCGCGTACGACGTGGTGATCCCCGAAAATATCCTCGACAAAACTATCATCAATGAATTTCAGGGCCGCAAGATTTTGCATGTGGACGACTCTCCCACGGCACGTCGCCAGGTCTCCGATACGCTGGCTCAGCTGGGCATCGAAGTGCTACCTGCAACCGATGGCCACGAAGCCCTAAAGCTACTTCAACACTGGGCAGATGAGGGTATAGACGTTAACAAAGAACTCATGGCAGTGATCACCGATGCTGAAATGCCGGTTATGGATGGCTACCGCTTAACCTACGAAATACGTAACGACAGCCGCCTGAAAGACCTCTATATCGTGCTCAATACCTCGCTCAGTGGTAGCTTTAACAAAGCCATGGTAGAGAAGGTGGGGTGTGATGTTTTCTTATCTAAATTTCAGCCGGACCGACTGGTTGATGAAATGCAACGCCGACTGAAAGACGTACTGAATCAATAA
- a CDS encoding potassium channel family protein codes for MPLLFKRLLLVLQTHIDQASWPLIGLATVLHMCVTWALLWLAQEHALLPVSTYIYYYVVTTSTVGYGDFSATTDLGRWVVALFQIPLGLALFGILLGKVGQLITIWVKRAMKGDKDYSHLSDHIIIFGWHTTRTERMIEYILADNKRIERRIVLAVCDEMEHPLLRFSEVDFVRLLSFTDDQQLARTGLANADKIIVDGQDDDQTFTTALKLSPMVKKAAHISAHFNDETKAQLLRQHCRNVECSTAMSAEILVRSMQDPGSSRIQEELLSTLHGDTQFSLQLPKSLTALTFGQLFMYFKTHHNAILLGVARDLSGRDMDLNPPLDYALQGGDVLHYIAPQRVLHSEVNWERV; via the coding sequence ATGCCTTTGCTATTTAAGCGTTTGTTGTTGGTATTACAGACGCACATTGATCAGGCCAGTTGGCCGCTGATTGGACTGGCGACTGTGTTGCATATGTGCGTGACCTGGGCATTGCTCTGGCTGGCACAGGAGCACGCATTATTGCCTGTTAGTACCTATATCTATTATTACGTCGTGACTACGTCGACAGTGGGTTATGGTGATTTTAGTGCCACGACCGATCTGGGGCGCTGGGTTGTGGCCTTATTTCAAATCCCGCTGGGTCTGGCGTTGTTTGGCATTTTGCTAGGCAAAGTTGGGCAGTTAATTACAATTTGGGTAAAAAGAGCAATGAAGGGCGATAAAGACTATTCACATTTGAGCGATCATATCATCATCTTTGGCTGGCACACGACACGCACTGAGCGCATGATTGAGTATATTTTGGCCGACAATAAACGCATTGAACGACGCATTGTGTTGGCTGTGTGTGACGAGATGGAGCACCCACTGCTGCGTTTTTCTGAGGTGGATTTTGTGCGTCTGCTGAGCTTTACCGATGATCAACAGTTGGCGCGCACCGGGCTAGCCAATGCGGATAAAATCATTGTTGATGGTCAGGACGATGATCAAACCTTTACCACAGCGCTGAAACTGAGTCCGATGGTGAAAAAGGCTGCCCACATCAGTGCTCATTTTAATGATGAAACCAAGGCACAGTTGTTACGCCAGCATTGCCGTAATGTGGAGTGTTCGACAGCGATGTCGGCTGAGATCCTGGTGCGTTCGATGCAGGACCCGGGCTCAAGTCGTATTCAGGAAGAGCTACTCTCTACCCTACATGGCGACACGCAGTTTAGTTTGCAGTTGCCGAAGTCGCTGACAGCTTTGACATTTGGTCAGCTCTTTATGTATTTCAAAACGCATCATAATGCGATTTTATTGGGGGTGGCGCGTGACCTTAGTGGCCGAGATATGGATTTAAATCCACCGCTGGATTACGCATTACAGGGAGGCGATGTGTTACATTATATTGCACCGCAACGCGTACTTCACAGTGAAGTGAACTGGGAGCGAGTATGA
- a CDS encoding EVE domain-containing protein encodes MAYWLFKTEPDAFSIDDLQQAPQQSTFWEGIRNYQARNFLRDDVQVGDQVFIYHSSCKIPAVVGIATVTKGAETDPHQFDLSSDYYDAKSSTDNPRWVGVTLCYQQHLPRPVTLKAIKADDTITELALKKAGRLSIMPVTDAEWTHICQLGGTE; translated from the coding sequence ATGGCATACTGGTTATTTAAAACCGAACCCGACGCATTTTCCATCGACGATTTACAGCAGGCACCACAACAAAGTACGTTTTGGGAAGGAATACGCAATTATCAGGCCCGTAACTTTCTACGCGATGATGTACAGGTGGGCGATCAGGTCTTTATTTACCACTCAAGCTGTAAAATTCCAGCAGTGGTCGGCATCGCCACGGTTACCAAAGGAGCAGAGACCGATCCCCATCAGTTTGATCTGAGCAGCGATTATTATGATGCCAAGTCCAGTACAGACAACCCACGCTGGGTAGGTGTCACTTTATGCTACCAACAGCATTTGCCCCGACCAGTGACACTCAAAGCCATTAAAGCCGATGATACCATCACAGAGCTGGCGCTAAAAAAGGCCGGTCGCCTGTCCATTATGCCTGTGACCGACGCTGAGTGGACGCACATCTGCCAGCTCGGTGGCACTGAGTAA
- the tesB gene encoding acyl-CoA thioesterase II, with the protein MSQALQGLLELLQLEEIEQGIYRGQSQDLGFPQVFGGQVMGQALSAAKYTLPEGRYVHSLHSYFLRPGDAAKPIVYDVENIRDGRSFSTRRVSAIQYGKPIFYMTASFQGDEPGLSHQSEMPEVPGPEALRSSLEFYQDKADLIPEPLRAKFTQPMPIEMRPVEFHNPFQPEVMEPTRHVWFKANGAMPDDRRIHNYLLAYASDFEFLPTALQPHGVSFMQKNMQVATIDHAMWFHRPFRMDEWLLYSVDSPSASNGRGLVRGQFFNRQGELVASTIQEGVMRQRAAR; encoded by the coding sequence ATGAGTCAGGCATTACAGGGGTTGCTGGAGCTGCTTCAGCTCGAAGAAATCGAACAAGGGATTTATCGGGGCCAGAGCCAGGATCTGGGCTTTCCGCAGGTGTTTGGCGGCCAGGTTATGGGCCAGGCACTCTCCGCAGCTAAATATACTTTGCCAGAAGGGCGCTACGTGCATTCGCTGCACTCGTACTTTTTACGTCCCGGCGATGCGGCTAAACCGATTGTGTACGATGTTGAGAATATCCGTGATGGGCGCAGTTTTAGTACTCGCAGGGTCAGCGCCATTCAGTACGGTAAACCCATTTTTTATATGACCGCGTCTTTTCAGGGGGATGAACCAGGTTTATCCCACCAGTCAGAGATGCCTGAGGTTCCGGGTCCGGAAGCGTTGCGATCATCGCTGGAGTTCTATCAGGATAAAGCAGACTTAATTCCTGAGCCACTGCGCGCTAAATTTACCCAGCCGATGCCTATCGAAATGCGTCCGGTGGAGTTTCATAATCCGTTTCAGCCTGAGGTGATGGAACCCACACGCCATGTCTGGTTTAAGGCCAATGGTGCCATGCCTGACGATCGTCGCATTCACAACTACCTGCTGGCCTATGCGTCGGATTTTGAGTTCCTGCCCACGGCGCTGCAGCCGCATGGGGTGTCCTTTATGCAAAAAAACATGCAGGTCGCGACCATAGATCATGCGATGTGGTTCCATCGTCCATTTAGAATGGATGAGTGGTTGCTTTACAGTGTAGACAGTCCCAGTGCCAGCAATGGTCGTGGACTGGTCCGAGGCCAATTCTTTAACCGTCAGGGCGAGTTAGTGGCGTCGACTATTCAGGAAGGGGTTATGCGTCAGCGCGCAGCGCGCTGA
- the plsB gene encoding glycerol-3-phosphate 1-O-acyltransferase PlsB, whose amino-acid sequence MRLLSQGLNRVAQWTNCLLVRSKLLPADPVSQFNLDPSLPTFYVARLNSRADLAALNAMCKKLGLPSPMQDQVLGSKTLPRFIGIKNPTPLLSKTAGPSPAIDQGKAIFSALRAHPDIKAQVIPVTVLWGRNPGKEKPGIGTLFSHSLTPSWLRKAMVVLFSGRDNLVRFSAPIALDQLMTDKSDVDELPHKLLRVARVHFHRQKLAATGPKLPSREALFNSLLAAPTVKRAIADEAKSKGLSHDEARLKALELLEEVAANYSEAMVRVGDRVLTWLWNKLYNGIEVKNAERVHDLADKGHEIIYVPCHRSHMDYLLLTYVIYHQGLVPPHIAAGVNLNFFPAGGIFRRCGAFFIRRSFAGNKLYSTIFKEYLTQLFIKGYSVKFYTEGGRSRTGRLLPPKTGMLAMTMQSMLRGIDRPISIVPVYIGYEHVMEINTYLKELAGNSKKNESVAGVFKAIKNLKNYGRGYLNFGEPIHLNQYLNEHQADWRDAIGQGEGAKPQWLNGQVALVADRIMTNINASAALNSINLLAIILLCNEQFALSRQKLLTQMRFYLTLQSQARYDANVTAPNEDAEALLNHALKLDKFDVLADELGEIITIKEKERTLFNYYRNNILHLFAVPSVIAQILFNRYSVTVTECQASLGTLYPLFAKEWFMHELREDYIEDVLNCFAQEGLIDFDGHLATVVKDNKALAQLEMLGKVIHLTLERYAISVSLLLRDQGIARTTLESESEVLAKRLGTLHGIKSPEFFDKKVQTNLISVLQTQGFISISEQQTITAMPTLSTLSDHLNDLLPARIWQSIRDTL is encoded by the coding sequence ATGCGCTTACTTTCTCAGGGGCTCAACCGAGTGGCCCAATGGACCAACTGCTTACTGGTCAGAAGCAAACTGTTGCCGGCTGACCCCGTGTCGCAGTTCAACCTGGACCCGAGCTTACCCACTTTTTATGTTGCCCGACTCAACTCTCGGGCAGATCTGGCTGCACTCAACGCGATGTGTAAGAAGCTGGGCTTGCCCAGCCCCATGCAAGATCAGGTTTTAGGAAGTAAAACACTGCCGCGCTTTATTGGTATCAAAAATCCAACGCCCCTGCTGAGCAAAACCGCGGGACCCAGCCCGGCCATTGATCAGGGTAAAGCGATTTTCTCTGCATTGCGTGCCCACCCGGACATCAAAGCACAAGTGATCCCGGTGACTGTGTTGTGGGGCCGTAACCCTGGTAAAGAAAAGCCAGGTATAGGCACCTTATTCAGCCACTCATTGACCCCTAGCTGGTTGCGCAAGGCTATGGTCGTGCTGTTTTCTGGTCGCGACAACCTGGTGCGCTTCTCTGCCCCCATCGCTCTGGACCAGCTTATGACCGACAAATCGGACGTCGACGAATTACCTCATAAACTGCTACGCGTAGCTCGAGTGCACTTTCATCGTCAGAAGCTGGCTGCAACCGGACCCAAATTACCGTCGCGCGAAGCTCTGTTCAATTCCCTGCTGGCTGCTCCCACAGTCAAACGCGCCATCGCCGATGAAGCCAAATCTAAAGGGCTGAGTCATGATGAGGCACGCTTAAAAGCGCTGGAGCTACTGGAGGAAGTTGCCGCCAACTATTCAGAAGCCATGGTTCGCGTGGGCGATCGCGTATTGACCTGGCTGTGGAATAAACTCTATAACGGCATCGAAGTAAAAAATGCCGAGAGGGTGCATGACCTGGCCGATAAAGGCCACGAGATAATTTACGTGCCCTGCCATCGCAGCCACATGGATTACCTGCTGCTAACCTACGTGATTTATCACCAAGGTCTGGTACCGCCGCATATTGCAGCCGGGGTGAACCTGAATTTTTTTCCGGCCGGTGGCATTTTCCGGCGCTGTGGCGCGTTCTTTATTCGCCGCTCTTTTGCCGGTAACAAACTCTACTCCACCATCTTTAAAGAGTATCTGACTCAGCTGTTCATCAAAGGCTATTCAGTCAAGTTTTACACTGAAGGTGGCCGCAGTCGCACAGGCCGCTTGTTGCCGCCCAAAACGGGTATGCTGGCCATGACGATGCAATCTATGTTGCGCGGGATCGATCGACCCATTTCTATAGTACCGGTTTACATTGGCTATGAGCATGTCATGGAGATCAATACCTACCTCAAAGAGCTGGCAGGCAACAGCAAAAAGAATGAATCCGTCGCAGGGGTCTTTAAGGCCATTAAAAACCTTAAAAACTATGGCCGGGGTTACCTGAACTTCGGTGAACCCATTCACCTCAATCAATATCTCAATGAACATCAGGCTGACTGGCGCGACGCGATTGGTCAGGGTGAGGGCGCCAAACCGCAGTGGCTCAATGGTCAGGTGGCTCTGGTGGCGGATCGGATCATGACCAACATCAATGCCAGCGCGGCACTGAACTCCATCAACCTGCTGGCCATAATATTGCTGTGTAATGAACAATTTGCGCTGAGCCGACAAAAACTGCTGACACAAATGCGCTTTTATCTCACCTTGCAAAGCCAAGCACGCTATGACGCCAATGTCACAGCGCCAAATGAAGATGCCGAGGCACTGTTGAATCACGCACTTAAGCTGGATAAGTTCGATGTACTGGCGGATGAACTGGGTGAGATCATTACAATCAAGGAAAAAGAGCGCACCCTGTTTAACTATTATCGCAACAATATTTTGCATCTGTTTGCCGTTCCCAGCGTTATTGCGCAAATACTGTTTAACCGCTATAGCGTCACGGTCACTGAGTGTCAGGCGAGCCTGGGGACCTTATATCCGCTGTTTGCCAAAGAGTGGTTTATGCATGAGTTACGCGAAGACTACATTGAGGACGTATTAAACTGTTTCGCTCAGGAGGGCCTGATAGACTTTGATGGTCACCTGGCGACCGTCGTTAAAGACAACAAAGCACTGGCACAACTGGAGATGTTGGGTAAGGTGATCCATCTAACACTGGAACGCTACGCCATCAGTGTCAGCCTGTTGTTACGTGATCAAGGCATTGCCCGCACCACACTGGAGAGTGAAAGTGAAGTGTTGGCTAAGCGACTGGGTACCTTACACGGCATTAAGAGCCCTGAGTTCTTTGATAAGAAGGTGCAGACTAACCTGATCAGCGTGTTACAAACACAAGGCTTTATCAGTATTTCTGAGCAGCAGACCATCACAGCGATGCCAACGCTCAGCACTTTGTCTGATCACCTCAATGATTTACTGCCAGCGAGGATCTGGCAGTCCATCCGCGATACCTTATAG
- the rpsJ gene encoding 30S ribosomal protein S10: MSNQRIRIRLKAFDHRLIDQSTAEIVETAKRTGAQVRGPIPLPTRFERFTVLISPHVNKDARDQYEIRTHKRLIDIVEPTDKTVDALMRLDLAAGVDVQISLG; encoded by the coding sequence ATGTCAAATCAACGCATTCGTATTCGCCTAAAAGCTTTTGACCACCGTTTGATTGACCAATCAACGGCGGAAATCGTGGAAACTGCGAAACGCACTGGCGCTCAGGTACGTGGTCCAATCCCACTTCCTACTCGCTTTGAACGTTTCACTGTATTGATCTCTCCGCACGTAAACAAAGACGCGCGTGATCAGTATGAAATCCGCACCCACAAACGTCTGATCGACATCGTAGAACCAACTGACAAGACTGTAGACGCTCTAATGCGCCTAGACCTTGCTGCTGGTGTTGATGTTCAAATCAGCCTGGGTTAA